A window from Pseudomonas alloputida encodes these proteins:
- a CDS encoding response regulator transcription factor, translating into MSRSVSEVKVLVVDDQPVIVEQLSEFLETKGYACVTALSTDEAIEHYVADPTIGLLICDLHMPDRDGIELVRALKEINGSQRTFEAIMLTGRAEKQDLIRAIREGFADYYQKPMDLDELLAGVRRQEAALLERQRNLRDLGGLNQRLQELAESVDELYQDLEKARGQGTHRRASDAEESESELPAAFEKLSPRQLEVARLVGKGKTNYQIACELGITENTVKLYVSQVLRLTHMHNRTQLALALTPSSSPVHQRFTTH; encoded by the coding sequence GTGTCCAGATCAGTGAGTGAAGTAAAGGTGTTGGTGGTTGATGACCAACCGGTCATTGTCGAACAGCTGAGTGAATTCCTCGAAACCAAGGGCTATGCCTGCGTTACAGCCCTCTCAACCGACGAAGCCATCGAGCACTATGTGGCAGACCCGACCATCGGCTTGCTCATCTGTGACCTGCACATGCCCGATCGGGATGGCATCGAGCTGGTGCGCGCCTTGAAGGAAATCAACGGCAGCCAGCGCACGTTCGAAGCCATCATGTTGACAGGGCGTGCCGAGAAACAGGACTTGATCCGGGCGATACGCGAAGGTTTTGCCGATTACTACCAGAAGCCGATGGACCTTGATGAACTGCTGGCAGGCGTCCGTCGGCAAGAAGCGGCTTTGCTGGAGCGCCAGCGCAACCTCCGTGATCTGGGTGGGTTGAACCAGCGCTTGCAGGAACTGGCCGAGTCGGTGGACGAACTGTATCAGGACCTGGAAAAAGCCCGTGGCCAAGGCACCCACCGGCGTGCCAGTGATGCAGAAGAAAGCGAAAGCGAGCTGCCAGCAGCGTTCGAGAAACTGTCTCCACGCCAGCTGGAAGTGGCGCGCCTGGTAGGCAAGGGCAAGACCAATTACCAGATCGCCTGCGAACTGGGCATTACCGAAAACACCGTGAAGCTCTATGTGTCTCAGGTATTGCGTTTGACGCATATGCACAACCGCACCCAGCTGGCTCTGGCGCTGACCCCCAGCTCGTCACCCGTGCACCAGCGGTTCACGACCCATTGA
- the pbpC gene encoding peptidoglycan glycosyltransferase PbpC (penicillin-binding protein 1C), protein MPSLARPRCRAGRLLRATLISLLVLGGLFWLADRVWPLPLPGDDLARVVLAEDGTPLWRFADADGVWRYPVSPEEVSPLYLQALLTYEDRWFYNHPGVNPLALARAAWLNLRGGRVVSGGSTLSMQVARLLDPHDRTLVGKLRQLWRTLQLEWHLSKRDILQIYLNRAPFGGTLQGVAAASWAYLGKSPLHLTPAEAALLAVLPQAPSRLRPDRHPERAQRARDKVLQRLAEYQVWPAQQIREAAEEPLVLAPRQEPALAPLLARRLNSADSPPLIRTTLDAALQRRLEDLLLGWRARLPERTSAAILVVEAQSMAVRAYLGSIDLSDERRFGHVDMVRSLRSPGSTLKPFLYGMALDDGLIHSESLLQDVPRRYGDYRPGNFSMGFSGPVSASSALALSLNLPAVQLLEAYGPKRFAAQLRMAGMPLILPPLAEPNLSLILGGAGSRLEDLVGGYAALARGGNSAQVRLQPQAPLVEHRLLSPGAAWIIRRILSGQARPDRDPHAELVQRPLLAWKTGTSYGFRDAWSIGVGPRYLIGVWIGRPDGTPVPGQFGLASAAPLMLQVHDLLSNRDSQRGISVPVAPVPANIGVAAICWPLGQPMSKQDTNCRRQRFAWTLDGTTPPTLQAADQPLGLGLREQVWVNERGLRVDGSCPGAKARDIALWPAPLEPWLPRVERRMARLPAIDPACPPQAPASAPPLSIVGVRPGDNLRRPATSTEPLQLQVSALGGGGRRWWFLNGQPLGETQGQDSLLLRLPQVGQAELSALDESGQTARVAFQVSE, encoded by the coding sequence ATGCCAAGCTTAGCGCGACCACGCTGCCGAGCGGGCAGGTTGTTGCGTGCCACGCTGATCAGTCTGCTGGTGCTCGGCGGCCTGTTCTGGCTGGCTGACCGTGTCTGGCCGTTGCCGCTGCCGGGTGACGACCTGGCCCGGGTAGTGCTGGCCGAAGACGGCACGCCGTTGTGGCGCTTTGCCGATGCTGATGGCGTGTGGCGCTACCCCGTAAGCCCTGAAGAGGTTTCGCCGCTTTACCTGCAGGCTTTGCTGACTTACGAGGACCGTTGGTTCTACAACCACCCAGGGGTCAACCCGCTGGCATTGGCCCGGGCGGCCTGGCTGAACCTGCGCGGCGGGCGTGTTGTGTCGGGCGGCAGCACATTGTCGATGCAGGTGGCACGGCTGCTCGACCCGCACGACCGTACCCTGGTCGGCAAACTGCGCCAGCTATGGCGCACCTTGCAGCTGGAATGGCACTTGTCCAAGCGCGACATCCTGCAGATCTACCTGAACCGCGCACCTTTCGGCGGCACGCTTCAGGGCGTGGCGGCAGCCAGCTGGGCGTACCTGGGCAAGTCGCCCCTGCACCTGACACCTGCCGAAGCGGCACTGCTGGCCGTGCTGCCCCAGGCACCCAGCCGGCTGCGCCCGGACCGCCACCCCGAGCGTGCCCAGCGTGCCCGGGACAAGGTGCTGCAGCGCCTGGCTGAGTACCAGGTATGGCCGGCCCAGCAAATTCGCGAGGCGGCCGAGGAGCCGCTGGTGTTGGCGCCACGCCAGGAGCCGGCCCTGGCGCCATTGTTGGCCCGGCGCCTGAACAGCGCTGACAGTCCGCCGCTGATCCGTACCACGCTTGACGCTGCGCTTCAGCGGCGCCTCGAAGACTTGCTGCTGGGCTGGCGCGCACGGCTGCCGGAGCGTACCTCGGCCGCCATTCTGGTGGTCGAGGCGCAGAGCATGGCGGTGCGCGCGTACCTGGGCTCGATAGATTTGTCTGATGAGCGCCGCTTTGGCCATGTCGACATGGTGCGCTCGTTACGTTCGCCCGGCTCCACCCTCAAGCCGTTTCTTTACGGCATGGCGCTGGACGATGGCCTGATCCATTCCGAATCGCTGTTGCAGGATGTTCCACGACGCTATGGCGACTATCGCCCTGGCAACTTCTCCATGGGGTTCAGCGGGCCGGTGTCGGCCAGCTCGGCGCTGGCCCTGTCGCTCAACCTGCCCGCCGTGCAATTGCTGGAGGCCTACGGCCCGAAACGCTTTGCCGCACAACTGCGCATGGCGGGCATGCCGTTGATACTGCCCCCCCTTGCCGAGCCCAACCTGTCGTTGATCCTGGGCGGTGCCGGCAGCCGGCTGGAGGACCTGGTCGGCGGCTACGCGGCGCTGGCGCGGGGTGGCAACAGTGCGCAGGTGCGCTTGCAGCCACAGGCCCCCCTGGTGGAGCACCGGTTGCTGTCACCGGGGGCGGCGTGGATCATCCGGCGTATTCTCAGCGGCCAGGCGCGCCCGGACCGCGACCCGCACGCCGAACTGGTGCAGCGCCCGCTACTGGCCTGGAAAACCGGCACCAGCTACGGCTTTCGCGATGCCTGGTCGATTGGCGTGGGGCCGCGCTACCTGATCGGCGTATGGATTGGCCGCCCCGACGGTACACCGGTGCCTGGGCAGTTCGGCCTGGCGTCGGCGGCGCCGCTGATGTTGCAGGTGCACGATCTGTTGAGCAATCGCGACAGCCAACGCGGCATCAGCGTCCCGGTAGCGCCGGTACCTGCGAATATCGGCGTTGCAGCGATCTGTTGGCCGCTGGGTCAGCCGATGAGCAAGCAGGACACCAACTGTCGGCGTCAGCGCTTTGCATGGACCCTGGACGGCACCACGCCGCCAACCTTGCAGGCAGCCGACCAGCCGCTGGGCCTGGGTTTGCGCGAACAAGTATGGGTCAACGAGCGGGGCTTGCGGGTCGATGGCAGCTGCCCGGGCGCCAAGGCGCGTGACATCGCCCTGTGGCCGGCGCCGCTGGAGCCTTGGCTACCCCGTGTCGAGCGGCGCATGGCGCGTTTGCCGGCCATCGACCCGGCCTGCCCGCCGCAGGCGCCGGCCAGTGCACCACCGCTGTCGATCGTCGGCGTGCGCCCAGGCGACAATCTGCGCCGCCCGGCCACCAGCACTGAGCCGTTGCAATTGCAGGTATCTGCCTTGGGTGGTGGTGGACGGCGCTGGTGGTTCCTCAACGGCCAGCCGTTGGGTGAAACCCAGGGGCAGGACAGCTTGTTGCTGCGTTTGCCACAGGTCGGGCAGGCCGAACTCAGCGCGCTGGACGAAAGCGGTCAGACGGCGCGGGTGGCGTTCCAGGTCAGTGAGTAG
- a CDS encoding ShlB/FhaC/HecB family hemolysin secretion/activation protein, producing MRPLVVPLMLLLWALAAHADPLPGFLDSHEYERRLPSANLPMTDYAPVSPRIRLAGAAIDNPDWAPANTRLVLQKVRFEGGTVFPLGDLREHYQPLIGRETTLGELQQYTQRLTQRYRQKGYLLSYAYLPPQDVADGRVDVVLVEGYVRDYHVEGDIGPANEYLQQLLARIEAERPLSRETLERYLGLATRMPGVVVEAELAMARAADGVAQLTVHARRKQLSAAVTVADSSRDAAQALITVASNAQTRHGERVTASWLLPPGNDRVYYQRLDYSQYLDAAGSQLLLSASRYRSEPGTRIRLDDGRDITREHDSERYAIGLRQPVVVRPNEWLAVQGHLYSVSEHDEDRMAEQPTSRKYDTYVRALSFEGDWRKVEQGRLRIVSAGVHQGLDYLGARSDADYDLDFLRLRLSGLQSDTLLDNWQGVVSGALYWSDDRLPDSERAGFGGQNFGRGYPRDQADGDKGWGVAYELNYSVRSRWLAQVQPYAVVDTAQAWHNRGPVEDAHLASLALGVRLGGGHVFNVALEVAKPLADVALDSLDRGPRLSLNLAIQL from the coding sequence ATGCGTCCTCTGGTCGTGCCCCTGATGTTGCTGCTTTGGGCACTTGCTGCCCACGCCGACCCGTTGCCGGGGTTTCTCGACAGCCATGAATACGAGCGGCGTCTGCCCAGCGCCAACCTGCCGATGACGGACTACGCCCCTGTGAGCCCCCGCATACGGTTGGCAGGGGCGGCTATCGACAACCCCGACTGGGCCCCGGCCAACACCCGGCTGGTGCTGCAAAAAGTGCGCTTCGAGGGCGGCACGGTGTTCCCCTTGGGCGACCTGCGCGAACACTATCAGCCGCTGATCGGGCGCGAAACCACGTTGGGTGAATTGCAGCAATACACCCAGCGCCTGACCCAACGCTACCGGCAGAAGGGCTACTTGCTGTCGTATGCCTACCTGCCTCCTCAGGATGTGGCCGATGGCAGGGTCGACGTGGTGCTGGTCGAAGGTTACGTACGTGATTACCACGTGGAAGGCGATATTGGACCGGCCAATGAGTATTTGCAGCAGTTGCTGGCGCGCATTGAGGCCGAGCGCCCACTGAGCCGCGAAACGCTGGAGCGCTATCTGGGCCTGGCTACGCGCATGCCAGGGGTCGTGGTAGAGGCCGAACTGGCAATGGCACGGGCTGCCGATGGTGTCGCCCAGCTGACCGTGCATGCGCGGCGCAAGCAGCTCAGCGCCGCTGTGACCGTGGCCGACTCCAGCCGTGATGCTGCACAGGCCCTGATCACCGTAGCCAGCAATGCCCAGACCCGCCATGGCGAACGCGTCACGGCCAGCTGGCTGCTGCCCCCTGGCAATGACCGGGTCTATTACCAGCGCCTCGATTACAGCCAGTACCTGGACGCCGCCGGTAGCCAACTGCTGCTGTCGGCGTCGCGCTACCGCAGCGAGCCCGGCACGCGCATACGTTTGGACGATGGCCGCGATATCACCCGCGAGCACGACAGTGAGCGCTATGCGATCGGCCTGCGTCAGCCGGTGGTTGTCAGGCCGAATGAGTGGCTGGCGGTGCAGGGCCACCTGTACTCGGTCAGTGAGCATGATGAAGACCGGATGGCCGAGCAGCCAACGTCTCGCAAATACGACACCTATGTGCGGGCGCTGTCATTCGAAGGTGACTGGCGCAAGGTGGAGCAGGGGCGTTTGCGTATCGTCAGTGCCGGGGTCCATCAGGGTCTGGACTACCTGGGGGCACGCAGCGATGCTGACTACGATCTCGACTTCCTGCGCTTGCGGCTTTCCGGTTTGCAGAGCGACACGCTGCTGGATAACTGGCAGGGGGTGGTGTCCGGGGCGTTGTACTGGAGTGATGATCGCTTGCCCGACAGCGAGCGTGCGGGGTTTGGCGGGCAGAATTTCGGGCGCGGTTACCCGCGCGATCAGGCGGACGGTGACAAGGGCTGGGGTGTGGCTTACGAGCTCAACTACAGCGTGCGCAGTAGATGGCTTGCGCAGGTTCAACCCTATGCGGTGGTGGATACCGCTCAGGCCTGGCATAACCGGGGACCGGTGGAGGACGCCCATCTGGCTTCGCTGGCGCTGGGTGTTCGGTTAGGGGGTGGGCATGTGTTCAATGTGGCGCTGGAAGTGGCCAAGCCGTTGGCGGATGTGGCGCTGGATAGCCTGGACCGTGGGCCTCGGCTGTCGTTGAACCTGGCGATCCAGTTGTAG